The genome window tgctcatcttttaacttcatatttttatataacacaTTTCAAGCGTAAATCAATTTttacccttttttatttttattttttaatttctcCCATAAACAGTAATATTCTCCATATATAATATTTAAGCTAAATAAATTAAGCTAGAAATGagtaaatataatatttgaaGTTAGAGGTCATATATGAGATTGTAAAGTTTTAGAAAAATAGGGTAAAATTGTCAtttattaaattgtttttaatgaattgggtatatatgatatttcaaCTACTTTGTAAGGGTGAATTTGATACTTATAATCTGTttgggtatatatgatattttgcaTGTTTGTAGgggtatatatgaaattgccCCCTAAAAACGTAATGTTCTGAATCCTTTGTTTCTTCTTTGTATCGAACTGTGAAGGTCTCCCGATACCGCAAAGGTGAGAAACAAAATGATTTACGCGAGCTCCAAGGACCGATTCAAGAGGGAACTTGATGGAATCCAGGTCGAGCTTCAAGCAACGGACCCCACTGAGATGGACCTTGATGTATTCAAAAGCCGGGCCAATTAAAACAAAACGGTGAAAATTGATATTATGATCAAGAGAGATGTTAATTTGCCTATGGTATGTTTCTGGTTTGTGTTTGAAGTGGTATTTGCAGTGATTTTGGTACTTTTTTTTGACCCTTTttatggttttggttttggtCTTGGTCTACCTAAGTAGCAAATTCAGTGATCTTTGGCAAATATTTTGTTATGTGAAAAACTTATTACATGGATTTCCATTATATTACCTTTTGATTTGTTCTGTAACACTATTTAAGTGGTTGGAAAACATTGATCATTGCTATATAAGAAAATTATACATGACATCAGCATTTTGAAATTGGACCAAGAACAATTAGTTTGGTTGAGTTGAAAGAAATTTGTTATTTTCCATATTGTCAGTTTTTATaatttcttatttttatttttttgaaatttataaGTTATTTTAGTGTGTATATATCCGAATATTTGCATATATCTATATTAATTGCTTGGTGACAAATTGTGATAGAAGTTTGTCTTTGACTTTTTTCCTAacggatattggatttaaataatcatAACTTTCATCAATTGACCGATAACACTCCTAACTTTTGATTTATACCACATCACTTTCAATGTATTGGCCGATAGCATTTCCAAACTAACCTAACACTAACCCAATTTGCTGACATTAGTTGGCACGTCACCAAACTAGTGCCACATCAGTTGTCATATCATTAAAAAAGCCAAGTTAGATACCACAGCAGCAAAAAAATTCCACGTTAGATGGCACATCAACACACAAGTgtctagggatgagctcggtatcgtccggtaccggtaccgaaaattcacaaaagtgggtaccggtaccgaatatacccagttcggtacggtaccggtatttgagggtaaaaaccggtaaataccggtaccgaaccggtaccgaaaatgttaaAAGTCGGTACCAAATCGGTACCGAAAAGGTACCCAGTTcggtaaatttgataccggtaccggGTCCATTTTGCTCATCCCTACAAGTGGCACATcattataaaaaaattaactaggttagggTTCAGTTACTTTGGGAGTGCTATCGGCCAATAAATTGAAAATTGAGAGTGTTATGGTACAAATCGAAATTTGAGAGTGGTGTGGTATAAATCGAAAGTTAGAAGTGTTATTAATTGATGAAAGTTTTGTAAAGTATAATAAAAAGATGGTGGGATGTGGGGAGGTGATCATCAAATTAATTTGTTGCATTGGTATTTTCAAGAATGCCTACATCACACAATTGAGTTTAAAGTTTTGGAAGTTACATGTTTAAGTTATATGGTTTTAATTTTGTAACAATTTATGTTAACTTTATAAAAAAACTTGTGTAAATTAACTAAAATACCAATGCAAGAGATTTTTTTGTGTAATCATttaaagaaaaagacaaaatgaCAGTGCACGTCTTTTAGGTTTAACTAAAAGTACAATGCACGTCCTTAACGTTTAAAAGTTGCATTGCAAATCCTTTAACTTTACTTTCGTTGCATTGCAAGTCCTTTATAGTAAACGGTGTtaattttaaccgttaaatcccCCGTGTGCCTCCCACGTGAGGGGTAGATCTGTCCTTTCCCTTCATTTTCCTCCTTTAAAACCCCAGTTACCAAAAACATTCAACATTTCTCTTCATCCCTTTCCTATGTAAAACCATAACCCCAACACATATTTCCCCTTCAACAAAAATTGGAACCCTAGCTCAGATAAATCTGACCCGCACTTAAATTTGACCGAGTTGCACCAAACCCGAACTCGAATCATGACCGAACCCGTAACGAACTCAATCTGCTGTCGACTAATTTTTAACCCGCACCCGAGACCAAAATAACTACCACTAGGGGTGTgtaaaaaaccgaattaactgaaccataaccaaattaaccgacaaaaccgaaccgaaaaaaccgaaccaaataaaaaaccggtgggtcggttaatggttttttgaAAATCGatagtagcgggtcggttatggttatcatttttccatacccaccataaccgaaccgaaccgacatgtaataaatctttatAAGATTTAgtacttttcaccatatttttagtatttgatgtttttgactaaaaatttttagtacttatggctttttcatattattttgtggttttggttcaatgtttatttgaatttatggaatgtatcatatcactttatttgaatattcgataataataattggtattaatattatagattatatatatttttttaatattatgtaatatactaatagatataaatatgcaataacaaattattctatgttaagaaaaattaagctatttttagctaagctaaatacacggttaaccatccataaccgacccgctataaccatcaaaaccgaataaccataaccaccataaccgatcggttatggttatggttatccaataaccgacatcgcggttatggttatggtttttggtcaaaaccgacccaaaccgacccatgcacacccctaactACCACCTCAGCTGCTGTCGCAGGCGTGGCTCCGGCCGTCGAAGCCaccatcaacatcatcatcatcatcaattgtCATCATCAGTCATcggaaaagaaagaaaagaaaagaataaAAGCAAGAAATGTAATATTAAAGAGCTCACCGGAAAAAGCTAATCCGAACGACACTAGAGAAGTCTGTTGCCGGAAAATAACCATCGTCGCCGTCATCGGAAAAACAGGGGGTAAGAGGGTATACAAAGAGAAGAGGGGGTGTTTGTCGGACCAAAACGGCGTCGGAGGTCACCGATCTGGTGGCCGGATCTGGAAGACGAGAGGGAGAGTCGAAGGGGGTGCGGCCGGGTGGTGTTTGGGTGCCGGAAAAACGAGGGAGGAGGAGTTAGGGGTGTTGTGGGTGTTCGTCGCCGGCAAAACGAGGCGCCGGAGCTCGCCGGAGTGCGGCTCCGGTTGCCGGACACGGGAGAGATGACAGAGGGTGAGCGTGTGTGCGCGGGTGTCTTTGTTTGTGAAAAGTGAAGGTGATTAGGGTTTGTTTCTCCTTTGATAACTGGGGTAGGGAAAGGACAGATCTATCCCTCACGTGGGAGGCACATGGaggatttaacggttaaaattaACACCGTTTACCATAAAGGACTTACAATGCAACGAAAATAAAGTTAAAGGATTTGCAGTGCAACTTTTAAACGTTATTAATACAGCTTACATTGTATCTACATAAAAGATTCCATGTCAATAAGCATGGAAGAGTGTATCCTACATAAACCAAGAAATCAACATGGTCTCCCCATTCTTGGAATGACTTGCCAAAAATAACAAAGTTAATCAAGATCAGCTCCAATAATGTGATTTGTACGGCTTTGTCGGTACTTGCATGATTAAAGACAACTGGATCGCGATGTTTAAATGATAACTTATCAAAATAGTATAGATGTATAAAGGTGTTACGCGTATGTAAGTGTATATATGTGTTCATGTTATGGCTATGCGAAAGAGACAAGTTTAAGTTGAAAATGAAATCATCATAATTTCAAATTATAAGAAAAAATCTTATCCAGTTTTGAACTATATGCATTTATTACAAATAACGATTTCAGCATAAAGTTCACACCATAAGTATGATTGATCTATGTCTATCCCCTACGTTGAATGCCAATTGAAAGACGCCATGCATCTACGAGAGAATCAGGAGCCAATGAAGCGAAGAACCATTGAATCGAGTGAGCCCAATATGGCATGCAACGAGGTTCATATCCTATTTGTCGAATTGCTGCTTTTACATACTCGTCGGCTGTTGGTATAAACAAAGATGATTTTTGGACCATTGCAACTTGTGATGCCATATTTGTAGAAACATATAATGGTACCTAAAAACAAACTTTAGGAGCCAATAGCATAAAAATGATCTATAATATATAATACATTAATAATTGAAAACCTTTAGGAGAAGCATGAAAACTGAATAGTCAAAAAAGATTGTATTAATACGAtaagattgaaaaaaaaaagaccCCAAGGCTGGGATCAATAAATTAAttctttttttgaaaaacaaatttgGATCATTGACAGCACAAATTCATTTGTGTATAATGTGAAGAAAAGCATCAAACGTTACTTTTGATTATACCATCTTATACCACCATAATATAACATAAGTCTCATGTTACATGAATGCGGAACACCCAAAGCTAGACGAGTTGTAACGTAACTGAGCTTAGAAATAAATTTCTATAGAAAGAAAGATATATACCTGACATTGAATATCTATACCAAAAGACTTGTATTCCACGTATAAAGATCTTGAAAGTTGATTAACATACCTGTTTTCAATTACATACGTCAACTTAAGTGTAAATTATGAATTCTTTGTTTTATAAGTTGGTTGATATACATGTTATTGGATTAAAATATATCACTATttagtataatatatataataatgctAAGACTAATCTTAATAATATAGTTCAACTGGAGTCATAAAAACTCACTGTCATGCAAATCTTCCCTAACCccaaaaagagtaaactgccattttggtccctgaggtttggtcatttttgccactttagtccaaaactcaaaccttttgcttctgggtccctgtggtttcagttttattgccattttggtccaaaaataaaatcaGGTCATACTTATATTATAAAATCCTAcgattttgtccttttcctcaggggcaaatcaggtcatatttgtcttataaaatatggtatttatttataaaaaataaatgaccattttgcccttgcggaaaggacaaaatagcaggatttataagacaaatatgacctggtttcatttttggaccaaaatggcaataaaactaaaatcacagggacccagatgcaaaaggtttgagttttggactaaagtggcaaaagtgaccaaaccacagggaccaaaatggcagtttactcccCCAAAAATATTCCCCTAACTTCAGCTACAAAGGGTCTTAttgtacaaaacgtacgaaagacaaaaaaaaaaaaaaaacacgataacattttcgtaattatttgctcgtagggtaattattaaaattactctacaaatgatcttgtagggtaattttgatcttgtagagtgattttgtaaaatgatattgtagggtaattatcaaaattactctacaagtctatcaaagttactctgcaagtttatcaaacaacataaattcaaaattactctcaagagtaattatgatactctacaaaattaccctacaagatcaaaattactctacaagtttattttacaaaattaccctacaagatcatttgtatggtaattttgataattactctacaagtaaataattacaaaaatacaaccgtgttttttacattttcatcatattcgtacgttttgtatgataaaggtatttgtatttgatttttgtcCTGAAACCATACTAACTCTTTTCCTTCCCTCACATAAACCTCTTCATGAGTGTTTAAAAATATGCATCTTCTCTCTCCTCCACGTTACGCACTCGTTCTCTCCTAAAAACACCTTTATAGTAAGTGCTCAAAGCATGTGGTCCATCATCTGATTCAAGTAAACCCAtcagggtgtaaggagtggttaaacaccttagagtggtaaacttaaaaatcAACCAATTAGAGTGCGCCACGTCAGTCAGTGAAAAATGTTTAAACTatggtgaaaagtgttggcaatggttagacacttgatGAAGTGGTAAACTTTACAAAAAAAAAGTGATTGGTTAAGAGATGGCATGAACCCCACCACACACACCCCTCTCTCTCCTTCCTCCCCTCACCGCaaccctctctctctccttcctcccTTCACCGCAGCGGCAAAGGGGTCGGCGGCGGTGTTGCCGCGCGGCAAAACCCTTTGCCGCTCCTCTTTGCCGCACCACTCCGGATACCCTCATATCAATGTCATATTTAATCACAACCCTAACATTAATACGGACCCCCAACCATTTCTTCCACATGTCCATCTAACATAATTGTCATGAACCCATCAATGAAAACAACAACATAGTTTGAAAACCCTTTAAAAGACTTGCCTAATGAATATATTAATCaacttttttattaaaataaagccGAAAATTAACAACCATACCCTGTAAAATCCCACCTATAGTAAAGCTATTGGTAAAGTCTACAGAAATTAACTTACGCTTTGCTAGCGGCATAGATTGCATATAGAGGATGTGAAGGTAGAACGATACCGGCACCAGAACCAATATTAACAATGGCACCTCTCTTTCTTCCAATCATTCCTTCAATCACAGATTTTGTTACCAAGCTTGTACCTTCAACATTCACCTTCATCACCTTCATCCAAACATCTTGTTCAACCTCATGAAAATACCTAGCAACAGGATAAGTCACCCCTACATTATTAACCAAAACACCTACATCAagattttcatcaagaatcaccCTTTTCATCCCCCTAACTCCAACCACCACATTGTCACTAGAAAAATCGATAGCGAAAATCTTGATCTTGATGGACGGATACACCGATAAGATCTCATTGGAAAC of Helianthus annuus cultivar XRQ/B chromosome 1, HanXRQr2.0-SUNRISE, whole genome shotgun sequence contains these proteins:
- the LOC110893918 gene encoding very-long-chain 3-oxoacyl-CoA reductase-like protein At1g24470 translates to MQPSWLLLFSVLGFLSLSKLCFTFLKWAFITFLRPPKNLKNYGSWALITGATDGIGKAFAFQLAQKGLHLILVSRNQAKLNQVSNEILSVYPSIKIKIFAIDFSSDNVVVGVRGMKRVILDENLDVGVLVNNVGVTYPVARYFHEVEQDVWMKVMKVNVEGTSLVTKSVIEGMIGRKRGAIVNIGSGAGIVLPSHPLYAIYAASKAYVNQLSRSLYVEYKSFGIDIQCQVPLYVSTNMASQVAMVQKSSLFIPTADEYVKAAIRQIGYEPRCMPYWAHSIQWFFASLAPDSLVDAWRLSIGIQRRG